Proteins encoded together in one Temnothorax longispinosus isolate EJ_2023e chromosome 5, Tlon_JGU_v1, whole genome shotgun sequence window:
- the Faa gene encoding fumarylacetoacetase, giving the protein MKSFINYSASSEFPIENLPYGIFSTKDKPEKRIGVAIGDEILNLNAIANYFDGPLLQSKQDVFRRDCLNDFMSLGRPAWLEARSKLQELLSASNHTLQNPEVRSKTFVAQKDAIMHLPAKIGDYTDFYSSINHATNVGIMFRGKENPLMPNWKYLPVGYHGRASSVVVSGTPIRRPCGQTLPVEGAAPVFGPCRLMDFELEVAFFVGGPSTNLGDTVPASKAHDHIFGMVLMNDWSARDIQKWEYVPLGPFGSKNLGTTISPWIVTMEALEPFKIPNMTQDPEPFPYLQHDESCNFDIKLEVDLKPPSGVVTTICRSNFKYMYWTPRQQLAHHTVTGCNINPGDLMGSGTISGTTSDSYGSMLELCWKGTHTIPLKDGTTRKFLQDGDEVIIRGHCVGDGYKVGFGSCTGKLLPANTK; this is encoded by the exons ATGAAATCTTTCATCAATTACTCGGCATCTAGTGAATTCCCGATCGAAAATTTGCCGTATGGAATCTTCTCTACCAAAGATAAG ccAGAGAAAAGAATAGGAGTGGCAATTGgtgatgaaattttaaatttaaatgctattgcaaattatttcgaTGGACCACTGTTGCAAAGTAAACAGGATGTATTTCGTCGTGATTGCCTGAACGATTTTATGTCACTCGGAAGACCAGCATGGCTAGAAGCAAGATCGAAACTTCAAGAGCTACTTTCTGCCAGTAATCATACTTTGCAAAATCCGGAAGTTCGCTCTAA AACTTTCGTCGCCCAGAAAGATGCTATAATGCATTTACCAGCAAAGATTGGTGATTACACAGATTTTTATTCATCTATCAATCATGCTACAAACGTCGGCATCATGTTTCGTGGGAAAGAAAATCCGCTGATGCCGAATTG gaaATATTTGCCGGTCGGCTATCACGGAAGAGCAAGTTCCGTTGTTGTGTCAGGCACACCCATAAGACGACCGTGTGGTCAAACACTTCCGGTTGAAGGTGCAGCACCTGTTTTTGGGCCATGCAGATTAATGGATTTCGAGCTTGAAGTTGCTTTCTTCGTCGGTGGACCATCCACAAATCTTGGTGATACTGTTCCAGCCTCGAAGGCACATGATCATATCTTTGGGATGGTCTTGATGAATGATTGGAGCG caCGAGATATCCAAAAGTGGGAATACGTCCCATTAGGGCCATTCGGCTCAAAGAATTTGGGAACTACAATTTCTCCATGGATCGTTACGATGGAAGCTCTAGAGCCCTTCAAAATACCAAATATGACTCAAGATCCAGAACCATTCCCGTATTTGCAACATGATGAGTCTTGTAACTTTGACATTAAATTGGAAGTTGATCTTAAAC CTCCAAGTGGTGTAGTCACAACAATATGCCGGAGTAATTTCAAATACATGTATTGGACTCCACGACAGCAATTAGCACATCATACTGTCACTGGATGCAACATTAATCCTGGTGATTTAATGGGTTCCGGCACTATAAGTGGCACC aCTTCAGATTCTTATGGGTCTATGCTGGAATTATGTTGGAAAGGCACACATACCATTCCGTTAAAAGATGGTACTACAAGAAAATTCCTTCAAGATGGTGATGAAGTGATCATTCgcg gTCATTGTGTTGGCGATGGCTATAAGGTCGGTTTTGGATCATGTACGGGTAAATTGTTACCGGCTAACACAAAGTGA
- the LOC139813178 gene encoding F-box/WD repeat-containing protein 9-like, which produces MLSYVTIKQETALWKQQESRKKRLFIKKKSGYMNNIMNAVSLMHVNGISHAVYASKTHLFYKELPQRKELSYEIENFGRIKSTHSSGIRDLTAIDNTIYSCSMDPNVKSWMFTNTGLVYQRTYDLPRSDRFSSLWSPCMSSCPGPRRDLFATGLDCGTIYVFDSRFRNNPISHYRPHTRDVNSLAMNAEYILSTSLDKTVSVWDQRAGRTMKSITFPGEAHFPTCINMRQDLVFVGTRTWDKSRSWDFPKLHVLNPKDDFKLVKSYSTEHTKSITKVHLTHECLITSSEDGTVRIASLTDPPKPIATLRSEIGGINDMDYLNGTLAVVGSGIKVWCPKLTCSTKRVQRNNNK; this is translated from the exons ATGTTGTCATACGTTACAATCAAACAAGAAACAGCACTGTGGAAACAGCAAGAGTCTAGAAAGAAGAGATTGTtcatcaagaaaaaaagtggTTATATGAATAACATTATGAATGCTGTGTCACTGATGCATGTA AATGGAATCTCTCATGCAGTTTATGCGTCAAAAACACACTTATTTTACAAGGAACTTCCTCAACGCAAGGAATTATCTTATGAAATCGAAAATTTCGGCCGCATTAAATCAACACATAGCTCAGGTATCAGGGATCTGACGGCGATAGACAACACGATCTACAGCTGCAGCATGGATCCGAACGTCAAGTCGTGGATGTTCACTAACACCGGTCTTGTCTATCAGAGAACTTACGATTT ACCGAGGAGCGACAGATTCTCGTCATTATGGTCACCATGTATGTCATCGTGTCCGGGTCCGAGGAGGGACCTCTTTGCGACCGGCTTAGACTGCGGGACTATATACGTGTTCGACTCGAGATTTAGAAATAACCCGATCAGCCATTACCGACCTCACACTAGAGACGTGAATAGCTTGGCCATGAACGCGGAATACATCTTGTCTACTAGTCTGGACAAGACGGTATCCGTTTGGGATCAAAGAGCCGGACGGACCATGAAGTCTATCACA TTTCCAGGTGAAGCGCACTTCCCCACGTGTATAAATATGCGACAGGATTTGGTTTTCGTTGGAACCAGAACATGGGACAAATCTCGAAGTTGGGACTTCCCGAAGTTGCACGTGCTAAATCCAAAGGACGATTTCAAGCTAGTGAAATCTTATTCCACCGAGCATACGAAAAGTATAACGAAAGTGCATCTGACGCACGAATGCCTGATAACAAGTTCCGAGGACGGCACTGTTAGAATTGCGAGCCTTACAGATCCGCCAAAGCCTATCGCTACTTTACGTTCAGAGATCGGAGGTATCAACGAC ATGGACTATCTGAATGGCACTCTCGCAGTAGTTGGCTCAGGTATCAAGGTATGGTGCCCGAAGTTGACGTGTTCAACAAAACGTGTTCAACGAAACAACAATAAATGA